From Oncorhynchus keta strain PuntledgeMale-10-30-2019 chromosome 25, Oket_V2, whole genome shotgun sequence, one genomic window encodes:
- the adra2b gene encoding alpha-2B adrenergic receptor — protein MASPLDSACSVELGNPNSSTSGSSLPCNQSVSSLQLAPYSPEATALFATAITLMIVFTIVGNIFVIIAVLTSRALRGPQNLFLVSLAAADILVATLIIPFSLANELLGYWYFKSLWCEIYLALDVLFCTSSIAHLCAISLDRYLSISRVTYSRQRTPMRIKASIVVVWLISAIISFPPLLSLNKSEPGGEGSERGPQCQLNDERWYILYSTVGSFFVPCLIMILVYMRIYQIAKQRTQNPPGEPRKDGVGCATPSQTPRGIQANGKEEGGKTPAIPHKTSSIRPPTLAITPSLSPDQANETPSSPTPNNLLHPPDPSLAPTPTTTSPPTSPMGPSHSSVSPSPSSTIPPLSQAKPKDGEKKGKKGKKGKKYNNNGDSSNSSDSDMEHEGGGRRGVNTPSMAGSPGIHSPATIQKYRDMIATSKGARLVAGRRSKPDTTPGAARRKAMVNREKRFTFVLAVVIGVFVVCWFPFFFSYSLQAICPETCSLPDPLFKFFFWIGYCNSCLNPVIYTIFNQDFRKAFKKILCKNTKGTFF, from the coding sequence ATGGCATCACCCTTGGATAGTGCATGTTCAGTGGAGCTGGGCAACCCTAATAGCTCGACCAGCGGTTCATCTCTTCCCTGCAATCAGAGCGTCTCTTCCCTGCAACTGGCCCCTTACTCCCCCGAAGCCACGGCGCTCTTTGCTACGGCTATCACCCTCATGATAGTCTTTACCATCGTGGGAAACATCTTTGTCATCATCGCAGTCCTGACCAGCCGTGCACTCAGAGGACCACAGAACCTGTTTTTAGTGTCGTTAGCAGCTGCGGACATTTTAGTGGCAACCCTCATCATCCCGTTTTCCCTGGCCAATGAACTGCTGGGTTACTGGTACTTCAAGTCTCTGTGGTGTGAGATCTACCTGGCGCTGGACGTTCTGTTCTGTACTTCCTCTATAGCTCACCTGTGCGCCATCTCATTAGACCGTTATCTGTCCATCAGCCGGGTTACCTACTCCCGCCAGCGCACACCCATGCGTATCAAAGCCTCCATCGTGGTGGTGTGGCTCATCTCAGCCAtcatctcctttcctcctctcctgtcgcTGAATAAGAGCGAGCCAGGTGGCGAAGGTAGTGAGAGGGGTCCTCAGTGCCAGCTGAACGACGAGCGCTGGTATATTCTCTACTCCACTGTCGGCTCCTTCTTCGTCCCTTGTCTCATCATGATCCTGGTCTACATGAGGATCTACCAGATCGCCAAGCAGCGCACACAGAACCCGCCAGGCGAGCCCAGGAAGGATGGGGTGGGCTGTGCCACCCCAAGTCAAACCCCTCGGGGGATCCAAGCCAacgggaaggaggagggaggaaaaacCCCAGCTATTCCCCATAAAACCTCCAGCATCAGACCACCCACCCTGGCTATTACTCCATCACTGTCCCCTGACCAGGCCAATGAGACCCCCTCTTCTCCCACCCCCAATAACCTTCTTCATCCTCCGGATCCATCCCTAGCTCCAACCCCAACAACCACCTCCCCTCCTACCTCACCCATGGGTCCCTCAcactcctcagtctctccctctccctcctccaccattcccCCACTTTCCCAGGCCAAACCCAAAGAtggggagaagaaggggaagaagggtAAGAAGGGGAAAAAGTACAACAATAATGGGGATAGCTCAAACAGCTCTGACAGTGACATGGAGCacgagggaggggggaggaggggagtcaACACCCCTAGCATGGCGGGTTCACCTGGCATCCACTCCCCTGCCACCATCCAGAAGTACAGGGACATGATCGCCACCTCTAAGGGGGCCCGGCTGGTGGCGGGGAGGAGGTCTAAGCCAGACACCACTCCAGGAGCGGCACGTCGTAAAGCCATGGTGAACCGAGAGAAGCGTTTCACATTCGTCCTGGCCGTGGTGATCGGAGTGTTTGTCGTCTGTTGGTTCcctttcttcttctcctactcACTGCAGGCCATCTGTCCTGAGACCTGCTCCCTCCCTGATCCCCTCTTTAAGTTCTTCTTCTGGATCGGCTACTGCAACTCCTGCCTGAACCCCGTCATATACACCATCTTCAACCAGGACTTCAGGAAGGCCTTCAAGAAGATCCTTTGTAAGAACACCAAGGGAACCTTCTTCTAG